A window of the Bradyrhizobium ottawaense genome harbors these coding sequences:
- a CDS encoding alkyl/aryl-sulfatase, with protein sequence MSQTASVETSKEMPKDASASVIAQHAATLKALPFSDTRDFDDAARGFLGTLENAKVTSPQGRVVWSLEPYGFLSTEQAPPTVDPSLWRQSRLNMHHGLFEVVPGVYQVRGLDIANMTLIEGNSGVIVVDTLTSIEGARAAMELYFQHRGKKPVAAVIFTHTHTDHWGGARGVIDDETLASGRVPIIAPNLFMEHAVSENIIAGPAMLRRAQYQFGPLLAKGVRGQVDCGLGKSMAAGSVALLRPTDLILATGDKRTIDGLEFEFQMAPNSEAPAEMHFFIPRYKLLNLAENCTHNFHNLLPFRGADVRDALAWSKYLGEALQMWGGKADAMCGQHHWPVWGHERIDTMIRQQRDLYKFAHDQTLRLINHGLTAAEIAETIRLPASLDGAWHGRGYYGHIRHNVKAIYQKYLGWYDANPVNLDPLPPVESGKKYVEYMGGADAILARAAKDFAQGEFRFVAQAVSHLVFADPDNQAARAMLADTFEQLGYAAESSTWRNAYLFGAQELRNGMPKTPPRPPMPRETLAALRTEQLWDVLGVRLNGPKAEGKRIVLNWNFTDTNESFVLNLENSALTYAAGMQAADADASFTLPRGVLDEVIAKLTTFPEAVGAGKIKVSGNPMRLGELMMLMDEFPRMFEIVEPKRTAVS encoded by the coding sequence ATGAGCCAGACAGCCAGCGTTGAAACATCAAAGGAAATGCCGAAGGACGCCTCCGCTTCGGTGATCGCGCAGCACGCGGCGACGCTGAAGGCGCTGCCGTTCTCTGATACGCGTGACTTCGACGACGCCGCGCGCGGCTTCCTCGGCACGCTGGAAAACGCGAAGGTCACCTCGCCGCAGGGCCGGGTGGTCTGGAGCCTGGAGCCCTATGGCTTCCTGTCGACAGAACAGGCGCCGCCGACGGTCGATCCCAGCCTGTGGCGGCAATCGCGGCTGAACATGCATCACGGCCTGTTCGAGGTGGTGCCCGGTGTCTATCAGGTGCGCGGGCTCGACATCGCCAACATGACGCTGATCGAGGGGAATAGCGGCGTCATCGTGGTGGATACGCTGACCTCGATCGAGGGTGCGCGAGCTGCGATGGAGCTCTACTTCCAGCATCGCGGCAAGAAGCCGGTCGCGGCGGTCATCTTTACCCATACCCACACCGACCACTGGGGTGGTGCGCGCGGTGTGATCGACGACGAGACGCTGGCCTCGGGCCGGGTGCCGATCATTGCGCCCAATTTGTTCATGGAGCACGCGGTCTCCGAAAACATCATCGCGGGACCGGCGATGTTGCGTCGTGCGCAGTATCAGTTCGGGCCGTTGCTCGCCAAGGGCGTGCGCGGGCAGGTCGACTGCGGGCTCGGCAAGTCGATGGCGGCGGGCTCCGTGGCGCTGCTGCGCCCGACCGACCTGATTTTGGCGACCGGCGACAAGCGCACCATCGACGGGCTCGAATTCGAATTCCAGATGGCGCCGAACTCGGAAGCGCCGGCGGAAATGCATTTCTTCATTCCGCGCTACAAGCTGCTGAATCTGGCGGAAAACTGCACGCACAATTTCCACAACCTGCTACCGTTCCGCGGCGCCGACGTCCGCGACGCGCTGGCGTGGTCGAAATATCTCGGCGAAGCGCTGCAGATGTGGGGCGGCAAGGCGGACGCAATGTGCGGTCAGCATCACTGGCCGGTGTGGGGCCACGAGCGGATCGACACCATGATCCGCCAGCAGCGCGACCTCTACAAATTCGCCCATGACCAGACCCTGCGGTTGATCAACCACGGCCTGACCGCGGCCGAAATCGCAGAAACCATTCGCCTGCCGGCGAGCCTCGACGGCGCCTGGCACGGCCGCGGCTACTACGGCCACATCCGGCACAATGTGAAGGCGATCTACCAGAAATATCTCGGCTGGTACGACGCCAACCCGGTCAATCTCGATCCGCTGCCGCCGGTCGAATCCGGCAAGAAGTATGTCGAGTATATGGGCGGCGCCGATGCGATCCTGGCGCGGGCGGCTAAGGATTTTGCCCAGGGTGAATTCCGTTTCGTCGCTCAGGCCGTCAGCCACCTCGTATTCGCTGATCCCGACAATCAGGCGGCGCGCGCGATGCTGGCCGACACGTTCGAACAGCTCGGCTATGCCGCGGAAAGTTCAACCTGGCGCAACGCCTATCTGTTCGGCGCGCAGGAATTGCGCAACGGCATGCCCAAGACTCCGCCGCGCCCGCCGATGCCACGCGAGACGCTGGCCGCCTTGCGCACCGAGCAGCTCTGGGACGTGCTCGGCGTTCGCCTCAACGGCCCCAAGGCCGAAGGCAAGCGGATCGTGCTGAACTGGAATTTCACCGATACCAACGAGAGTTTTGTTCTCAACCTGGAGAACAGCGCGCTGACTTATGCCGCCGGCATGCAGGCGGCCGATGCCGATGCGTCGTTCACGCTGCCGCGCGGCGTGCTCGACGAGGTCATCGCCAAGTTGACCACGTTCCCGGAAGCGGTCGGCGCCGGCAAGATCAAGGTCAGCGGCAATCCGATGCGGCTCGGCGAACTGATGATGCTGATGGACGAGTTCCCGCGGATGTTCGAGATCGTCGAGCCGAAGCGGACCGCGGTGAGCTGA
- a CDS encoding flavin-containing monooxygenase produces the protein MDQPQSLKTPSIDKERLRKKYQEERNKRLRADGNDQYLQVAGHLAHYLDDPYTPVTPRAPKTDHVTFAFIGGGFAGLATAARLSETGIKDVRIIEKGGDFGGTWYWNRYPGAQCDTASLVYMPLLEETGHMPSEKYAHAPEILAHCQRIGKQFGLYDHALFHTIVESLEWDEAKSRWNIRTNRGDAFTAQFLGMGTGPLHVPKLPGIAGIESFKGHSFHTSRWDYDYTGGDPQGALMQKLADKRVGIIGTGATSVQCVPYLARACKELYVFQRTPSSVDVRANAPIDPTWFSEIATPGWQQRWLENFTANQAGGGAEEDLVQDGWTDLSRRIRAKIMLLPREQRTVQNMRAAFEDSDFEKMEEIRNRVDALVKDRETAGRLKAWYGQLCKRPCFHDAYLQAFNTSGTHLIDTDGKGVERIAENGVVVAGKEYPLDCLIYASGFEVGTEYKRRSGFDLTGRGGIKLSDYWAEGMRTKHGIHVHGFPNAFFVQPTQGANLISNVPHNLTETARTIAMMVQHAQAGGFKEIEVTKEAEDRWIELLLTGVGRMIGGPDCTPGYYNNEGREPGPAARLNVGHPSGAMAYFKYIDEWRQSGQFEGLQFR, from the coding sequence ATGGACCAGCCTCAGAGCCTGAAAACTCCTTCGATCGACAAGGAGCGGTTGCGCAAGAAATATCAGGAGGAGCGCAACAAGCGGCTGCGCGCCGACGGCAACGACCAGTATCTGCAAGTCGCCGGACATCTCGCGCATTATCTCGACGACCCCTATACGCCGGTGACCCCACGCGCACCGAAGACTGACCATGTCACTTTTGCTTTCATCGGTGGTGGCTTTGCCGGGCTCGCCACCGCGGCGCGGCTGTCAGAGACCGGCATCAAGGATGTCCGCATCATCGAAAAGGGCGGCGATTTCGGCGGCACCTGGTACTGGAACCGCTATCCCGGCGCGCAATGCGATACCGCGTCGCTGGTCTACATGCCGCTCCTGGAAGAGACCGGCCACATGCCGTCGGAGAAATACGCGCATGCGCCGGAAATCCTGGCGCATTGCCAGCGCATCGGCAAACAATTCGGTCTCTACGACCATGCGCTGTTCCACACAATCGTCGAGAGCCTCGAATGGGACGAAGCGAAATCGCGCTGGAACATCCGCACCAACCGCGGTGACGCCTTCACGGCGCAGTTTCTCGGCATGGGCACGGGACCGCTGCATGTCCCAAAACTGCCCGGCATTGCCGGCATCGAATCCTTCAAGGGGCACTCGTTCCATACCAGCCGCTGGGATTACGACTACACCGGCGGCGACCCCCAGGGTGCGCTGATGCAGAAGCTTGCCGACAAGCGCGTCGGCATCATCGGCACCGGTGCGACTTCCGTGCAGTGCGTGCCGTATCTCGCGCGCGCCTGCAAGGAGCTGTACGTGTTCCAGCGTACGCCGTCGTCGGTCGATGTGCGTGCCAACGCGCCGATCGATCCGACATGGTTTTCAGAGATTGCGACGCCCGGCTGGCAGCAACGCTGGCTCGAGAACTTTACCGCCAACCAGGCGGGAGGCGGCGCCGAGGAAGACCTGGTTCAGGACGGCTGGACCGATCTGTCGCGGCGGATCCGCGCCAAGATCATGCTGCTGCCGCGCGAGCAGCGCACCGTGCAGAACATGCGGGCCGCGTTTGAGGATTCCGACTTCGAGAAGATGGAAGAAATTCGCAACCGGGTCGATGCGCTGGTGAAGGACCGCGAAACCGCCGGCCGGCTCAAGGCCTGGTACGGTCAGCTCTGCAAGCGGCCGTGCTTTCATGACGCCTATCTGCAGGCTTTCAACACATCAGGCACACATCTGATCGATACCGACGGCAAGGGCGTCGAGCGGATCGCGGAAAACGGTGTCGTCGTTGCCGGGAAAGAGTACCCGCTCGACTGCCTGATCTATGCTTCGGGCTTTGAAGTCGGCACCGAGTATAAAAGGCGGTCCGGCTTCGACCTCACCGGTCGCGGCGGCATCAAGCTGTCGGACTATTGGGCCGAGGGCATGCGCACCAAGCACGGCATTCATGTGCACGGTTTTCCGAACGCCTTCTTCGTGCAGCCGACGCAGGGCGCCAATCTGATCTCCAACGTGCCGCATAACCTGACCGAGACGGCGCGCACCATTGCGATGATGGTGCAGCACGCGCAGGCGGGCGGCTTCAAGGAAATCGAAGTGACCAAAGAGGCCGAGGATCGCTGGATCGAGTTGCTGCTGACCGGCGTCGGCCGGATGATCGGCGGCCCCGATTGCACGCCCGGCTACTACAATAACGAGGGCCGCGAGCCCGGTCCGGCGGCGCGGCTCAATGTCGGCCATCCCTCGGGTGCGATGGCCTATTTCAAGTATATCGACGAATGGCGCCAGAGTGGCCAGTTCGAGGGGCTGCAGTTCCGCTGA